In Canis aureus isolate CA01 chromosome 6, VMU_Caureus_v.1.0, whole genome shotgun sequence, one genomic interval encodes:
- the TIPRL gene encoding TIP41-like protein isoform X2 produces MRKGGPASGLADELHMPSLPEMMFGDNVLRIQHGSGFGIEFNATDALRCVNNYQGMLKVACAEEWQESRTEGEHSKEVIKPYDWTYTTDYKGTLLGESLKLKVVPTTDHIDTEKLKAREQIKFFEEVLLFEDELHDHGVSSLSVKIRVMPSSFFLLLRFFLRIDGVLIRMNDTRLYHEADKTYMLREYTSRESKIANLMHVSPSLFTEPNEISQYLPIKEAVCEKLLFPERIDPNPADSQESRPVE; encoded by the exons ATGCGGAAAGGAGGGCCGGCGTCCGG GTTAGCTGATGAATTACATATGCCATCTCTCCCTGAAATGATGTTTGGAGACAACGTTTTAAGAATCCAGCATGGCTCTGGCTTTGGGATTGAGTTCAATGCTACAGATGCATTAAGATGTGTAAACAACTATCAAGGAATGCTTAAAGTAGCCTGTGCTGAAGAGTGGCAGGAAAGCAG GACGGAGGGTGAACACTCCAAGGAAGTTATTAAACCATACGATTGGACCTATACAACAGATTATAAGGGGACATTACTTGGAGAATCACTTAAGTTAAAG gtCGTACCTACAACAGATCatatagatacagagaaattGAAAGCCAGAGAACAgattaaattttttgaagaagTTCTCCTGTTTGAGGATGAACTTCATGATCATGGAGTTTCAAGTCTGAGTGTTAAAATT AGAGTAATGCCTTCTAGCTTTTTCCTGCTGTTGCGATTTTTCTTGAGAATCGATGGGGTGCTTATCAGAATGAATGACACAAGACTTTACCACGAG GCCGACAAGACCTACATGTTACGAGAATATACGTCACGAGAGAGCAAAATTGCTAATTTAATG CATGTTTCACCTTCCCTCTTCACGGAACCTAATGAAATATCACAGTATTTACCGATAAAGGAGGCAGTTTGTGAGAAGCTACTATTTCCAGAAAGAATTGATCCCAACCCTGCAGACTCACAAGAAAGTAGACCTGTGGAATAG
- the TIPRL gene encoding TIP41-like protein isoform X1, with the protein MMIHGFQSSHQDFSFGPWKLTAAKTHIMKSADVEKLADELHMPSLPEMMFGDNVLRIQHGSGFGIEFNATDALRCVNNYQGMLKVACAEEWQESRTEGEHSKEVIKPYDWTYTTDYKGTLLGESLKLKVVPTTDHIDTEKLKAREQIKFFEEVLLFEDELHDHGVSSLSVKIRVMPSSFFLLLRFFLRIDGVLIRMNDTRLYHEADKTYMLREYTSRESKIANLMHVSPSLFTEPNEISQYLPIKEAVCEKLLFPERIDPNPADSQESRPVE; encoded by the exons ATGATGATCCACGGCTTCCAGAGCAGCCACCAGGACTTCTCCTTCGGGCCCTGGAAGCTGACGGCGGCGAAGACCCACATCATGAAGTCAGCGGATGTGGAGAA GTTAGCTGATGAATTACATATGCCATCTCTCCCTGAAATGATGTTTGGAGACAACGTTTTAAGAATCCAGCATGGCTCTGGCTTTGGGATTGAGTTCAATGCTACAGATGCATTAAGATGTGTAAACAACTATCAAGGAATGCTTAAAGTAGCCTGTGCTGAAGAGTGGCAGGAAAGCAG GACGGAGGGTGAACACTCCAAGGAAGTTATTAAACCATACGATTGGACCTATACAACAGATTATAAGGGGACATTACTTGGAGAATCACTTAAGTTAAAG gtCGTACCTACAACAGATCatatagatacagagaaattGAAAGCCAGAGAACAgattaaattttttgaagaagTTCTCCTGTTTGAGGATGAACTTCATGATCATGGAGTTTCAAGTCTGAGTGTTAAAATT AGAGTAATGCCTTCTAGCTTTTTCCTGCTGTTGCGATTTTTCTTGAGAATCGATGGGGTGCTTATCAGAATGAATGACACAAGACTTTACCACGAG GCCGACAAGACCTACATGTTACGAGAATATACGTCACGAGAGAGCAAAATTGCTAATTTAATG CATGTTTCACCTTCCCTCTTCACGGAACCTAATGAAATATCACAGTATTTACCGATAAAGGAGGCAGTTTGTGAGAAGCTACTATTTCCAGAAAGAATTGATCCCAACCCTGCAGACTCACAAGAAAGTAGACCTGTGGAATAG
- the TIPRL gene encoding TIP41-like protein isoform X3: MMIHGFQSSHQDFSFGPWKLTAAKTHIMKSADVEKLADELHMPSLPEMMFGDNVLRIQHGSGFGIEFNATDALRCVNNYQGMLKVACAEEWQESRTEGEHSKEVIKPYDWTYTTDYKGTLLGESLKLKVVPTTDHIDTEKLKAREQIKFFEEVLLFEDELHDHGVSSLSVKIRVMPSSFFLLLRFFLRIDGVLIRMNDTRLYHEADKTYMLREYTSRESKIANLMILFIHERHTKREAET, encoded by the exons ATGATGATCCACGGCTTCCAGAGCAGCCACCAGGACTTCTCCTTCGGGCCCTGGAAGCTGACGGCGGCGAAGACCCACATCATGAAGTCAGCGGATGTGGAGAA GTTAGCTGATGAATTACATATGCCATCTCTCCCTGAAATGATGTTTGGAGACAACGTTTTAAGAATCCAGCATGGCTCTGGCTTTGGGATTGAGTTCAATGCTACAGATGCATTAAGATGTGTAAACAACTATCAAGGAATGCTTAAAGTAGCCTGTGCTGAAGAGTGGCAGGAAAGCAG GACGGAGGGTGAACACTCCAAGGAAGTTATTAAACCATACGATTGGACCTATACAACAGATTATAAGGGGACATTACTTGGAGAATCACTTAAGTTAAAG gtCGTACCTACAACAGATCatatagatacagagaaattGAAAGCCAGAGAACAgattaaattttttgaagaagTTCTCCTGTTTGAGGATGAACTTCATGATCATGGAGTTTCAAGTCTGAGTGTTAAAATT AGAGTAATGCCTTCTAGCTTTTTCCTGCTGTTGCGATTTTTCTTGAGAATCGATGGGGTGCTTATCAGAATGAATGACACAAGACTTTACCACGAG GCCGACAAGACCTACATGTTACGAGAATATACGTCACGAGAGAGCAAAATTGCTAATTTAATG
- the TIPRL gene encoding TIP41-like protein isoform X4: MPSLPEMMFGDNVLRIQHGSGFGIEFNATDALRCVNNYQGMLKVACAEEWQESRTEGEHSKEVIKPYDWTYTTDYKGTLLGESLKLKVVPTTDHIDTEKLKAREQIKFFEEVLLFEDELHDHGVSSLSVKIRVMPSSFFLLLRFFLRIDGVLIRMNDTRLYHEADKTYMLREYTSRESKIANLMHVSPSLFTEPNEISQYLPIKEAVCEKLLFPERIDPNPADSQESRPVE, translated from the exons ATGCCATCTCTCCCTGAAATGATGTTTGGAGACAACGTTTTAAGAATCCAGCATGGCTCTGGCTTTGGGATTGAGTTCAATGCTACAGATGCATTAAGATGTGTAAACAACTATCAAGGAATGCTTAAAGTAGCCTGTGCTGAAGAGTGGCAGGAAAGCAG GACGGAGGGTGAACACTCCAAGGAAGTTATTAAACCATACGATTGGACCTATACAACAGATTATAAGGGGACATTACTTGGAGAATCACTTAAGTTAAAG gtCGTACCTACAACAGATCatatagatacagagaaattGAAAGCCAGAGAACAgattaaattttttgaagaagTTCTCCTGTTTGAGGATGAACTTCATGATCATGGAGTTTCAAGTCTGAGTGTTAAAATT AGAGTAATGCCTTCTAGCTTTTTCCTGCTGTTGCGATTTTTCTTGAGAATCGATGGGGTGCTTATCAGAATGAATGACACAAGACTTTACCACGAG GCCGACAAGACCTACATGTTACGAGAATATACGTCACGAGAGAGCAAAATTGCTAATTTAATG CATGTTTCACCTTCCCTCTTCACGGAACCTAATGAAATATCACAGTATTTACCGATAAAGGAGGCAGTTTGTGAGAAGCTACTATTTCCAGAAAGAATTGATCCCAACCCTGCAGACTCACAAGAAAGTAGACCTGTGGAATAG